One window of Nitrospirota bacterium genomic DNA carries:
- a CDS encoding YcbK family protein produces MKPDKSCDKTNNGLSRRSFLALGAATVATTLFPSYVTASLEEMKVPERSLYFYNIHTDEKLKTVYWQDNAYIPDSLAEINFILRDYRTGGIKDIDTKLLDLLYVINKKMKARQPFHVMSGYRSPETNAMLRKTSRGVGSNSFHIYGMAVDIKVPGRSIESLRNIATKLKAGGVGYYPRSNFVHVDIGSVRYW; encoded by the coding sequence ATGAAACCGGATAAATCATGTGACAAAACAAATAATGGACTAAGCCGCAGAAGTTTTCTTGCGTTGGGAGCTGCTACCGTTGCTACCACTCTTTTCCCTTCATATGTTACGGCATCCCTTGAGGAAATGAAGGTTCCTGAAAGATCTCTCTATTTTTATAATATTCATACTGACGAGAAGCTTAAGACCGTTTACTGGCAGGACAACGCATATATACCTGATTCACTTGCTGAGATAAATTTTATATTGCGTGATTATCGTACAGGCGGCATAAAAGATATTGATACCAAACTATTGGATCTCCTGTATGTCATTAACAAAAAGATGAAAGCCAGACAGCCTTTTCATGTAATGTCAGGATACCGGTCACCCGAGACAAACGCGATGCTAAGAAAGACAAGCAGAGGAGTTGGTAGTAACAGTTTTCATATCTATGGAATGGCTGTGGATATTAAGGTTCCCGGCCGCAGCATTGAATCTTTAAGAAATATTGCAACAAAACTGAAGGCCGGCGGGGTAGGCTACTACCCTCGATCAAACTTTGTTCATGTCGATATCGGCAGTGTCAGGTACTGGTAA